The Sporomusa termitida genome has a window encoding:
- the rnmV gene encoding ribonuclease M5, giving the protein MIKEVIVVEGKQDIAAVKRAVDAECIATEGFNLLPRCLSRIEQAYQKRGIIILTDPDSAGERIRKFLSERFPEARHAFVPREQANANNDIGIEQASPAAIRDALSKVRLHEWEPTNEFNWQDIMAAGLSGVPAAAGRRAAVGEKLGIGYANAKSFLYRLNHYGVSRDEFMAAITGLAAAAGQNSGGEEE; this is encoded by the coding sequence ATGATAAAAGAAGTAATTGTGGTGGAAGGCAAGCAGGACATTGCCGCGGTCAAGCGGGCTGTCGATGCTGAGTGTATTGCTACAGAGGGGTTTAACTTATTGCCGCGCTGCTTAAGCCGGATTGAACAGGCCTACCAAAAACGGGGTATTATTATTCTGACCGATCCTGACAGTGCCGGGGAACGGATCAGGAAGTTTTTGTCTGAACGGTTTCCTGAGGCCAGACATGCTTTTGTACCCCGGGAGCAGGCCAATGCCAATAATGATATCGGTATTGAACAGGCTTCCCCTGCGGCTATTAGGGACGCATTGAGTAAAGTGCGCCTCCATGAGTGGGAGCCAACTAATGAATTTAACTGGCAGGATATTATGGCTGCCGGTTTAAGTGGTGTGCCGGCCGCTGCCGGCCGGCGCGCCGCTGTGGGGGAAAAATTAGGTATAGGGTATGCCAATGCCAAAAGCTTTTTGTACAGACTGAATCATTATGGGGTCAGCCGTGATGAATTTATGGCAGCAATAACCGGCTTGGCGGCCGCAGCCGGCCAAAACAGCGGCGGGGAGGAAGAGTAA
- the rsmA gene encoding 16S rRNA (adenine(1518)-N(6)/adenine(1519)-N(6))-dimethyltransferase RsmA, which produces MGIKPCIAQKDVTLHILKTFGIHMSKRLGQNFLIDSNVVAGIVAAAKLTPGDAVLEIGPGIGTLTQGLAEAGAAVTAIELDRRLLDVLAKTLAGYDNVKVIHGDILKIDISREINQEKYKVVANLPYYITTPIIMKFLEDRLPIDILVTMVQKEVAERMVAVPGGKDYGALSVAVQYYTQPEIMFLVPPRSFIPAPAVESAVIRCTVRSEPPIQVASEKMFFRVVKAAFAQRRKTLANSLKAGGLDKDEIIQVLEQAGIDGRRRGEQLSLAEFAAIANAWTNLK; this is translated from the coding sequence ATGGGGATAAAACCATGCATTGCGCAAAAGGATGTAACGTTACATATCTTAAAGACCTTTGGTATTCATATGAGCAAACGGCTGGGGCAGAACTTCCTTATTGACAGCAATGTGGTTGCTGGTATTGTTGCCGCTGCAAAATTAACACCGGGTGATGCCGTACTTGAAATCGGCCCGGGAATCGGTACCTTGACCCAGGGACTGGCTGAAGCCGGGGCGGCAGTTACGGCAATAGAACTGGACCGGCGCCTGTTGGACGTACTGGCTAAAACGCTGGCAGGGTATGATAATGTCAAAGTAATACATGGCGATATATTGAAAATCGACATTTCCCGGGAAATTAACCAGGAAAAGTACAAAGTTGTCGCTAATTTGCCTTATTATATTACAACTCCAATTATTATGAAGTTTCTGGAAGACCGTTTGCCAATCGACATCCTGGTTACTATGGTGCAAAAAGAGGTGGCCGAGCGTATGGTTGCCGTACCGGGAGGGAAAGACTATGGGGCACTGTCGGTGGCCGTGCAATATTATACCCAGCCGGAAATCATGTTTTTAGTGCCGCCCCGGTCATTTATTCCGGCCCCGGCCGTGGAATCTGCGGTTATCCGCTGTACTGTGCGTTCAGAGCCGCCGATACAGGTCGCCAGTGAAAAGATGTTTTTCCGGGTGGTGAAAGCCGCGTTTGCCCAGCGTCGCAAAACTCTGGCTAACAGCCTGAAGGCTGGTGGTCTGGATAAGGATGAGATCATTCAGGTATTAGAGCAGGCCGGAATTGACGGCCGGCGGCGGGGAGAGCAGTTATCCCTTGCTGAATTTGCTGCTATCGCTAATGCCTGGACAAATCTTAAATAA
- a CDS encoding glycosyltransferase family 2 protein, which yields MDVICVVVPAKNEGGRITTVLQNLGTLPIDHIILVANGSKDSTMREALAMRLPKLQIIYFHECLGIDTPRAVGAKAALALGSDVVVFVDGDMVGTFNENLMELVDGVLLKHMDMALTNCYPSPPRHIERYNPTFQWRLNLNKELGLDKKINLASPAHGPHAVSRRLLETISLRELAVPPVTMALARLNKLKIDIATTIPHYRLGSSVKNQIHTNKIIDTIVGDCLEAIAAFHDQSRNRQWQTKTYLGYHIERRFDLLDLFLSEKPCSK from the coding sequence ATGGACGTGATTTGCGTGGTCGTACCGGCCAAAAACGAAGGGGGACGCATTACTACTGTATTGCAAAATTTGGGAACTTTACCGATTGATCACATCATTCTGGTGGCAAACGGTTCAAAAGACAGTACAATGCGTGAAGCTTTAGCGATGCGTCTTCCCAAACTGCAGATTATTTATTTTCACGAATGTTTAGGAATTGACACTCCCCGCGCCGTAGGTGCTAAAGCGGCTTTGGCTCTGGGCAGCGACGTCGTCGTCTTTGTGGACGGTGACATGGTAGGCACCTTTAATGAAAACTTGATGGAACTGGTCGACGGTGTATTACTAAAACATATGGATATGGCACTAACAAACTGTTATCCCTCTCCACCGCGCCATATTGAGCGTTATAATCCAACCTTCCAGTGGCGGCTGAACCTCAATAAAGAACTGGGATTAGACAAAAAAATCAACCTAGCCAGTCCGGCCCATGGGCCGCATGCAGTCTCCCGCCGCCTGCTGGAAACAATTTCTTTGCGCGAGTTGGCTGTTCCTCCGGTCACAATGGCACTCGCACGCCTCAATAAACTAAAAATTGATATAGCAACAACGATTCCGCACTACCGTCTGGGTTCATCGGTAAAGAATCAAATTCATACCAATAAAATCATTGATACCATTGTCGGTGACTGCCTTGAAGCAATTGCCGCTTTCCATGACCAGAGCCGCAACCGCCAATGGCAAACCAAGACCTACTTAGGGTACCATATTGAGCGCCGTTTTGACCTATTAGACCTGTTCTTAAGCGAAAAGCCCTGCTCGAAATGA
- the yabG gene encoding sporulation peptidase YabG codes for MDIQVGDLVVRKSHGGDIVFKVTDVFEDDDRHIHCVLKGLHLRLIADSPIDDLMPIEAEHLRNEIVRMEGMHNDTLRRVLMRRSREREQVELRRSEATKKFTFFDLPGRVLHLDGDEEYLRMCLKTYNQLNIQAEGRWVEESKQAEVIVNLLEEFRPDILVLTGHDALTGNGKKDFADINNYRNSKHFITAVKKARIFEPSRDDLVIFAGACQSHFEAILSSGANFASSPNRIFIHAYDPVFIAEKVAFTPINRTVEVSDAITASVTGIDGVGGLETRGKFRLGMPKTPIK; via the coding sequence ATGGACATTCAAGTCGGCGATCTGGTCGTCAGAAAGTCTCATGGCGGCGATATAGTGTTTAAAGTAACCGATGTGTTCGAAGATGATGACCGGCATATTCATTGTGTTTTGAAAGGGCTGCACCTTCGCTTAATTGCCGATTCGCCGATAGATGATTTAATGCCAATTGAAGCCGAACATCTGCGCAATGAAATTGTGCGTATGGAAGGCATGCATAATGATACACTAAGACGGGTGTTAATGCGCCGCAGTCGTGAACGCGAGCAAGTCGAGTTAAGACGCTCGGAGGCAACCAAGAAGTTCACTTTTTTCGATTTGCCGGGCCGGGTTTTACATTTGGACGGTGATGAGGAATATCTGAGAATGTGCTTAAAAACATATAACCAGCTTAATATCCAGGCCGAGGGGCGCTGGGTGGAAGAAAGTAAACAGGCTGAGGTAATTGTCAACTTATTGGAAGAGTTCAGACCGGATATTTTAGTACTTACCGGCCATGATGCCTTGACCGGCAATGGTAAAAAAGATTTTGCCGATATCAATAACTACCGGAACTCCAAGCATTTTATTACCGCTGTAAAAAAAGCCAGAATATTTGAGCCTTCCCGCGATGATTTAGTCATTTTTGCCGGTGCCTGCCAATCCCATTTTGAAGCTATATTATCATCCGGTGCCAACTTCGCCAGTTCACCTAACCGTATTTTTATTCATGCTTATGATCCGGTTTTTATTGCCGAAAAAGTGGCATTCACCCCTATCAACAGAACTGTTGAGGTAAGTGATGCGATTACAGCCTCCGTAACAGGTATTGACGGTGTAGGCGGTCTGGAAACAAGAGGCAAGTTCAGACTGGGCATGCCTAAAACACCGATTAAGTAA
- a CDS encoding Eco57I restriction-modification methylase domain-containing protein, which produces MVLKAEKRQACKAAGVFYTPEPIVNYILKHTLAKHDVVANPAPRVLDPACGSGNFLVAAYELLLEKFTADLVLLRQRYGRHQYTIKSGKGETRLTGIQYWQPENLHYHIISCCLYGADVDADAVAAAKLRLAEKGGGKVVSADDQLLVCDSLIKWEKADLADNYDRRTPHFEPAVRFWGLEFDYIVGNPPYISFGLNRAGKMPVDQAEYLKRNYPHSAQYKLSYYALFFERSIQALKTGGYLGFITPDSYLLGRYYSKIREYILKTCSIKAISLVKSNVFAGVLVGIPAITILQKINRDSAETAVAVSKIDNSGLSIDTYQYEQQYFARQVYNRFRLFFHANDKILIDKIEQAPYMFKDLTKTRTGMRSLTTQADIKGKAKLGPTWQRGLISSGQVLPFGLNYQGDWLDVNPDKLNKGGWNAAIMAGPKIFLRQTGDSLIATIDRSGLYHLNNIHSLVALRAGINLEFLVCILNSKLMNYYYHTVTLEKGRPMAQVDIETVEKLPLMTDRHYTDKLERLGLKLAPRSGAVCCNSLEPHTETRTAGEFAALFNEMNTLVYNLYGLSDSEISYIEQAEVFKPEKFYKE; this is translated from the coding sequence ATGGTGTTGAAAGCTGAGAAACGTCAGGCCTGTAAAGCTGCCGGGGTTTTTTATACGCCGGAACCTATTGTTAACTATATTCTCAAACATACCCTGGCCAAGCATGATGTTGTGGCTAACCCGGCCCCCCGGGTTTTGGACCCGGCCTGTGGCTCCGGTAATTTTCTGGTAGCAGCCTACGAGCTTTTATTGGAAAAATTTACCGCTGACCTTGTTCTGCTCAGGCAGCGCTATGGCAGGCACCAATATACTATTAAAAGTGGCAAAGGCGAAACAAGGCTTACCGGCATTCAGTACTGGCAGCCGGAAAACCTCCATTATCATATTATCAGTTGCTGTTTATATGGTGCTGATGTTGATGCTGATGCCGTCGCTGCGGCGAAACTTCGCCTGGCCGAAAAAGGGGGCGGCAAGGTAGTTAGTGCCGATGATCAGCTGCTGGTCTGCGATAGCTTGATCAAATGGGAAAAGGCTGACCTGGCCGATAACTATGATCGCCGAACCCCGCACTTTGAACCTGCGGTCCGATTCTGGGGGCTGGAGTTTGATTATATTGTGGGTAATCCGCCGTACATAAGTTTTGGGTTAAACCGGGCAGGTAAAATGCCGGTAGATCAGGCCGAGTATCTAAAGCGAAATTATCCGCATTCCGCTCAGTATAAGCTAAGCTATTATGCTTTATTTTTTGAAAGAAGTATTCAAGCTTTAAAAACCGGTGGTTATCTGGGATTTATCACACCTGACAGTTACCTGCTCGGACGCTATTATTCCAAAATACGTGAATATATTTTAAAAACTTGCTCCATTAAGGCCATCAGCTTGGTAAAGAGCAATGTGTTTGCCGGTGTTTTGGTAGGAATCCCGGCTATTACTATTCTGCAGAAGATTAACCGGGATAGTGCTGAAACTGCTGTAGCGGTCAGTAAAATTGACAACAGCGGGCTAAGCATAGACACCTATCAGTATGAACAACAGTATTTTGCGCGGCAGGTATATAACCGGTTTCGTTTATTTTTTCACGCTAACGATAAAATCCTTATCGATAAGATCGAGCAAGCTCCGTACATGTTCAAAGATCTCACCAAAACCAGGACCGGAATGCGTTCATTAACCACGCAGGCTGATATTAAAGGCAAAGCTAAGCTAGGGCCCACCTGGCAGCGGGGGTTAATATCTTCTGGCCAGGTATTACCGTTTGGCCTTAATTATCAGGGGGACTGGCTGGACGTAAACCCCGATAAGCTGAATAAAGGCGGCTGGAATGCGGCAATTATGGCCGGACCCAAAATTTTTCTGCGCCAAACTGGTGACAGCTTAATTGCCACAATTGACAGATCCGGCTTATATCATTTAAATAATATCCATTCCCTGGTGGCTTTACGGGCGGGAATAAACCTGGAATTCTTGGTATGTATTCTTAATTCAAAGCTGATGAACTATTATTATCATACGGTAACCTTAGAAAAAGGCCGGCCGATGGCGCAGGTGGATATTGAAACTGTTGAGAAGCTGCCCTTAATGACAGATCGCCATTATACGGATAAATTAGAGCGGCTGGGGTTAAAGCTGGCCCCACGGTCAGGTGCTGTCTGCTGTAATAGTCTGGAACCGCATACTGAGACCAGGACGGCCGGAGAATTTGCAGCACTGTTCAATGAGATGAATACACTGGTCTACAACCTGTATGGCTTGTCGGACAGTGAAATTAGCTATATTGAGCAGGCTGAAGTTTTCAAACCGGAAAAATTTTATAAAGAATAA
- a CDS encoding DUF3794 domain-containing protein: MNDRANNNCTLGAETQTIIVRQIIGEKEKQKALDIHVVVPERKPSIEQIVDVFVKEVEVCSVDVITDKVIVRGEFEIKAIYVASLPDQPVHAVEIKHYKWTLDIDIPGARRGMDAEASVIVEFVDYDVDDHHRAYKYKNFEPIDCDDDDDHDDDDCHDHDHDHDCHDHDDGCGGHHHHHHKHNCREFDVSVILKVTAKVMTDREVNIGTSSLPSKPKG, from the coding sequence ATGAACGATAGAGCCAACAACAACTGCACTCTTGGTGCGGAAACGCAAACTATTATCGTGCGCCAAATAATAGGGGAAAAGGAAAAACAGAAAGCTCTGGATATTCACGTGGTTGTTCCGGAAAGGAAACCTTCGATTGAGCAAATTGTCGATGTATTTGTCAAAGAAGTAGAAGTTTGCAGTGTTGATGTTATTACTGATAAAGTTATAGTTCGCGGCGAATTCGAAATCAAGGCTATTTATGTAGCCTCCTTGCCTGATCAGCCTGTTCATGCTGTGGAAATCAAGCATTATAAATGGACTCTTGATATTGATATTCCCGGTGCTCGCAGGGGGATGGATGCTGAGGCCAGTGTAATTGTTGAGTTTGTTGACTATGATGTGGATGATCACCATCGCGCGTACAAGTACAAGAATTTTGAACCTATTGACTGCGACGACGATGATGACCATGACGACGATGATTGCCACGACCACGACCATGACCATGACTGCCATGACCACGATGACGGCTGCGGCGGGCATCATCACCACCATCATAAACACAATTGCCGGGAATTTGATGTATCGGTGATCCTGAAGGTCACGGCTAAGGTTATGACTGACCGCGAAGTAAATATCGGTACCAGCAGCCTGCCCAGCAAACCAAAGGGCTAA
- a CDS encoding SPOCS domain-containing protein: MDDDKTRVVSASTDTLSTTTKSVSGVTTVESSELVCGCPEPGPETIEVEQVLGAEMAQRVVELDMIVPTQKPDIEQVVDVYVKELEITKIDVIRDKVIIRGELEVKVMYVADLPNQPVHAFEKRHIRWTRDIEVDGAEPEMKATADVVVEFVDYDFHCHHDRRKVHVTIVLKVWTRVVTTTEMDVYALSPIDEVGVLSSSGSSDKASASQFDNETVSASETGGGDIEAFGEQNVIVTGPIIPSAGTPTNVSGTVTVNGNNVNIRSGPGTNFPVVTKVNRGTTLNVREQAFGWYKVILSDGSTTGWIASWLVNGTP; this comes from the coding sequence ATGGATGATGATAAAACAAGGGTAGTATCAGCCTCGACTGATACTTTATCCACAACAACCAAGTCGGTTTCAGGTGTAACAACAGTTGAAAGTTCAGAACTGGTATGCGGCTGCCCGGAACCGGGGCCGGAGACTATTGAGGTTGAGCAGGTCCTGGGGGCCGAAATGGCCCAGCGGGTTGTGGAACTTGATATGATCGTACCAACACAAAAGCCGGACATTGAACAAGTGGTTGACGTATATGTAAAAGAATTAGAAATTACTAAAATTGATGTTATCAGGGATAAGGTCATTATTCGCGGTGAGCTGGAAGTAAAGGTCATGTATGTGGCCGACCTGCCCAACCAGCCGGTGCATGCTTTTGAGAAACGGCATATTCGCTGGACGCGGGATATTGAAGTCGATGGTGCTGAGCCGGAAATGAAGGCGACGGCCGATGTCGTTGTTGAGTTTGTGGATTATGATTTTCACTGCCATCACGATAGGCGTAAAGTGCATGTTACGATTGTACTTAAAGTCTGGACCCGAGTGGTTACCACCACGGAAATGGATGTATACGCATTAAGCCCTATCGATGAGGTTGGTGTGCTCTCAAGTTCCGGATCAAGCGATAAAGCCAGTGCCAGCCAGTTTGACAATGAGACCGTATCGGCCTCCGAAACCGGTGGCGGTGATATCGAGGCTTTCGGTGAGCAGAATGTAATTGTTACCGGCCCGATTATTCCTTCGGCCGGAACGCCCACCAATGTCAGCGGTACGGTAACTGTAAATGGCAATAATGTGAACATCAGATCCGGACCAGGCACTAACTTCCCTGTAGTCACCAAGGTTAACAGGGGTACAACGTTAAATGTAAGAGAGCAGGCTTTCGGATGGTACAAAGTTATACTGTCTGATGGATCCACAACTGGTTGGATTGCCAGCTGGCTGGTTAATGGCACTCCTTGA
- a CDS encoding HipA family kinase, whose amino-acid sequence MYRAIEYLGPVGLGATSPQLFRAETNQCEKKICVVKLSANRLGAKVLVNELLAARFGQWLNLCFPPGGPIEISPEVLGRSGRLTAAGVLPGWHFGCEYLKGAGYVTKYNLHRAVNKEQMAGVMLFDHLFHNPDRTKNRKNLLIRRENSGYKLYAIDNSHLFRRGRWTTEMLKDLTDNITLNHRRSYGVLLKYYLKPTHFFKYVQAVKDIPGDKFTELIDSIPEAWLPEPGERQALLEFLVARCGKVDWVMRQLTDLIPDIHRRTNIN is encoded by the coding sequence ATGTATCGGGCGATTGAATATCTGGGTCCAGTAGGCTTGGGGGCGACGTCTCCCCAATTATTCCGGGCTGAAACCAACCAGTGTGAGAAAAAGATATGTGTTGTCAAACTATCCGCTAATCGGCTGGGGGCTAAAGTGCTGGTAAATGAATTATTAGCAGCCCGGTTTGGGCAATGGCTTAATCTTTGTTTTCCACCAGGGGGGCCGATCGAGATCTCTCCTGAAGTCCTTGGCCGCAGCGGACGGCTGACTGCTGCCGGGGTACTGCCGGGCTGGCACTTTGGCTGTGAGTATTTAAAAGGAGCCGGGTATGTAACTAAATATAACCTTCACCGGGCTGTAAATAAAGAGCAAATGGCCGGGGTCATGCTTTTTGACCACTTGTTTCATAATCCTGATCGCACTAAAAATCGCAAAAACCTGTTGATCAGGCGAGAAAACTCTGGTTATAAGCTCTATGCGATCGATAATTCTCATTTATTTCGCCGGGGAAGATGGACAACTGAGATGCTTAAAGATCTGACAGATAATATAACTTTGAATCACCGGCGGTCTTATGGTGTCCTGCTTAAGTACTACCTGAAACCAACCCATTTCTTTAAATATGTGCAGGCGGTTAAGGATATTCCCGGTGATAAGTTTACTGAGCTCATTGACTCTATACCGGAGGCGTGGCTGCCTGAGCCCGGTGAGCGCCAGGCTTTACTGGAGTTCCTGGTGGCCCGGTGCGGTAAGGTCGATTGGGTAATGCGCCAGCTGACCGATTTAATCCCTGATATACATCGGCGTACCAACATTAACTAG
- a CDS encoding L,D-transpeptidase: MNVRIIYLPESLKTIKLAEDERYITYCQNQSAEVSEVTLAPRIDRASKVLTRANILLVKSQRQLTLFDGNSPLRQYPVAIGKPSTPTPLGNYAIATKIVNPGGILGTRWLGLNYDAYGVHGTSAPWLIGKMVSNGCIRMHNAHVEELFALVNVGTPMYIRD, from the coding sequence ATGAATGTAAGAATAATATATCTCCCGGAATCGTTAAAAACCATTAAACTTGCCGAAGATGAGCGTTATATCACCTATTGCCAGAATCAGTCCGCTGAGGTCAGCGAGGTAACACTGGCCCCTCGTATTGACAGGGCCAGCAAGGTTCTGACCAGAGCCAATATCCTGCTTGTCAAGTCCCAGCGGCAGTTAACCCTGTTTGACGGCAATAGCCCCCTGCGGCAGTATCCAGTGGCAATCGGTAAGCCGTCAACCCCTACCCCGCTCGGCAATTATGCAATCGCCACTAAAATTGTGAACCCCGGCGGAATTTTAGGAACACGCTGGCTGGGACTTAATTATGATGCTTACGGTGTTCATGGCACCAGTGCTCCCTGGCTGATCGGCAAAATGGTGTCAAATGGCTGCATCCGTATGCATAATGCTCATGTGGAAGAGCTGTTTGCCCTAGTTAATGTTGGTACGCCGATGTATATCAGGGATTAA
- a CDS encoding cyanophycinase, whose amino-acid sequence MSKKMAEKQHEAPGSLFIIGGHEDKTGECMILRKFVDMAGGRDSLIVIIATATDEPRVVGSEYKELFILLGAASVYLLAIANRDTANQTQQAEIIKNATGIFFTGGDQLRLTSILGGSAVDAAIRAAFRQGAVVAGTSAGAAVMSETMIVGGHSNDSPKKSSLSMAQGMGFLREAVVDQHFAQRGRINRLLSAVAQNPHMMGIGIDEDTALIVGPDRVCQVVGSQTVTIIDGKNIIFSNISESNQNQPLVISNVLLHILPAGYGFDLNLRLPLQLTAYSKLG is encoded by the coding sequence ATGAGTAAAAAAATGGCAGAGAAGCAACACGAAGCACCGGGCAGTTTATTTATTATCGGTGGTCATGAAGATAAAACAGGCGAATGTATGATTCTGCGCAAATTTGTGGACATGGCGGGCGGGCGGGACAGCCTGATCGTAATTATCGCCACAGCTACTGACGAACCCCGTGTTGTGGGCAGTGAATATAAAGAACTGTTTATTTTGCTGGGCGCTGCATCGGTGTACCTGCTGGCTATTGCCAACAGGGATACCGCGAATCAAACCCAGCAGGCTGAGATTATTAAAAATGCCACAGGCATATTTTTCACAGGCGGCGACCAACTGCGGCTGACAAGTATCTTAGGCGGCTCGGCAGTTGACGCCGCCATTCGTGCTGCCTTCCGGCAGGGAGCGGTTGTTGCCGGCACAAGTGCCGGTGCCGCCGTAATGAGCGAAACTATGATTGTGGGTGGTCACTCCAATGATTCCCCGAAGAAATCATCGCTTAGTATGGCTCAGGGCATGGGTTTTTTGCGTGAGGCGGTTGTTGATCAGCATTTTGCCCAGCGGGGACGGATTAACCGGTTGTTGTCCGCAGTGGCCCAGAATCCCCATATGATGGGTATTGGGATTGACGAAGATACGGCACTTATTGTTGGCCCTGACCGGGTGTGCCAGGTAGTCGGCTCGCAGACAGTAACTATTATTGATGGTAAAAATATAATCTTCTCCAATATATCAGAGTCTAATCAGAATCAACCTTTGGTTATATCCAATGTTTTACTGCATATTTTACCGGCAGGCTATGGTTTTGACTTAAACCTGCGTTTGCCGCTTCAGCTTACAGCATACTCTAAACTAGGTTAG